The Desulfosporosinus acidiphilus SJ4 genome has a window encoding:
- a CDS encoding calcium-transporting P-type ATPase, PMR1-type: MRQQAWHVLPWVDVAEVLKVHPGKGLNVKEVQRRLNEVGKNVLAAKKGVHPVFLFLGQFKDFMVLVLLAATVVSGLLGEIADAITILTILIINAILGFIQEFRAERSMESLRSLTAPEARVLREGVEQRIPASELVPGDIVLLEAGDRIPADVRWIQAINIQVEESALTGESHPVGKSISPLIDELTPMADRRNMGYMGTSVVNGRGAGVVVATGMDTEMGVIAGMIQSVEEEETPLQKRLAELGKWLVLISILVCLAVVITGILRGEDFYKMFFTGVSLAVAAIPEGLPAIVTVALAVGVQRMVNRQAIIRKLPAVETLGCATVICSDKTGTLTQNEMTVRQIYSDGRKITVSGQGYDPKGDFYGADPEKEKDPLHEGLKIAALCNNAILTKKGAQVAGLFRSKGNDAPWGIEGDPTEGAILVAAAKAGIWREVLERKEERIGELPFDSDRKRMTVVYKTKHGRKAYVKGAPDRILQLCKQELTSQGTVELSSQRRQSIMRANDEMARHALRVLAVAEKPLAENERLDEGIEQGLTFVGLLGMIDPPRPSAIRAIKLCRQAGVKPVMITGDHRLTAEAVGRELGILRGKGGVISGEELERMSDEDLSQRVMDLSVYARVTPKDKLRIVRAFKNHGQVVAMTGDGVNDAPAVKEADIGVAMGVTGTDVTKEASSMVLGDDNFSTIVAAVEEGRGIYDNIRKFIRYLLSCNLGEVLTMFLATLVGLPLPLLPIQILWVNLVTDGLPAMALGVDGAEPEIMSRPPRIPGESIFARGLARKIGIRGTLIGLGTLSVFVIGLFMGVNMLGARTMAFSTLVFSQLFHVFDCRSEERGIFEVGLFSNPYLVGAVLVSTIMQLSVIYLPPLQAIFKTTTLQSWQWIIIICVAGGPSVLIGLVRLLKNSWQGKPSIAKGEPPLPTLR; this comes from the coding sequence ATGCGGCAGCAGGCATGGCATGTACTGCCTTGGGTTGATGTGGCCGAGGTATTGAAAGTGCATCCGGGTAAAGGGTTAAATGTCAAAGAAGTCCAGAGACGATTAAATGAAGTGGGCAAAAATGTCCTGGCAGCTAAAAAAGGAGTTCATCCTGTTTTTCTCTTTCTGGGACAGTTCAAAGATTTTATGGTCCTGGTTTTGTTGGCTGCTACGGTAGTTTCAGGACTTTTGGGGGAAATAGCAGATGCTATCACAATTTTAACAATCCTAATTATCAATGCGATTTTGGGGTTTATTCAAGAATTTCGTGCCGAACGCTCTATGGAGTCTTTGCGTTCTCTCACTGCTCCTGAGGCACGGGTGCTGCGGGAAGGCGTTGAACAACGAATTCCGGCTTCCGAGCTGGTGCCGGGGGACATAGTACTTCTGGAAGCAGGAGATCGGATACCTGCCGATGTGCGCTGGATTCAGGCTATTAACATTCAAGTAGAAGAATCTGCTTTGACGGGAGAATCTCATCCCGTGGGCAAAAGTATCTCACCTCTAATTGATGAATTGACCCCCATGGCCGACCGGCGCAATATGGGCTATATGGGGACTTCTGTCGTCAACGGGCGAGGTGCCGGTGTTGTAGTGGCCACAGGTATGGATACAGAAATGGGCGTTATTGCGGGGATGATTCAAAGCGTAGAAGAGGAAGAAACCCCTTTGCAGAAACGTTTAGCGGAATTGGGAAAATGGTTGGTCCTCATTAGTATTCTTGTTTGTTTAGCCGTAGTGATTACAGGAATTTTACGGGGCGAAGATTTCTATAAGATGTTCTTCACGGGTGTATCCCTTGCCGTTGCAGCGATTCCCGAGGGCTTGCCGGCGATTGTTACTGTTGCTTTGGCGGTAGGTGTGCAGCGGATGGTCAATAGGCAGGCGATTATACGCAAACTCCCTGCAGTGGAAACGTTAGGTTGTGCCACGGTGATTTGTTCCGATAAAACCGGGACGTTAACTCAAAATGAAATGACTGTACGTCAAATTTATTCGGACGGCAGAAAAATAACGGTTTCCGGTCAGGGCTATGATCCTAAGGGGGATTTTTATGGTGCTGATCCTGAGAAGGAAAAAGATCCTCTGCATGAAGGCTTAAAAATTGCTGCCTTGTGCAACAATGCAATCTTGACGAAGAAGGGAGCTCAAGTTGCAGGACTTTTTCGCTCGAAGGGAAATGATGCTCCCTGGGGGATTGAAGGCGACCCCACTGAAGGAGCAATTTTGGTGGCGGCGGCTAAGGCGGGGATCTGGCGCGAGGTTTTGGAGCGGAAGGAAGAACGGATCGGAGAATTACCCTTTGATTCTGACCGTAAAAGAATGACCGTGGTCTATAAAACAAAGCATGGTCGTAAAGCCTATGTTAAGGGAGCTCCGGACAGAATCCTGCAGCTTTGTAAGCAGGAGTTAACATCTCAAGGTACTGTGGAGTTATCTTCTCAGCGCAGGCAAAGCATTATGCGGGCAAATGACGAGATGGCTCGGCACGCTCTCCGCGTCCTGGCTGTGGCGGAAAAACCCCTTGCGGAGAACGAGAGGCTCGATGAAGGGATTGAACAAGGTCTAACCTTCGTAGGTTTGTTGGGAATGATTGATCCTCCGCGTCCCAGTGCAATTAGAGCAATAAAATTATGCCGTCAGGCCGGTGTTAAGCCTGTTATGATCACGGGAGACCATCGGCTGACAGCAGAGGCCGTAGGTCGTGAACTGGGGATTTTAAGAGGGAAAGGCGGAGTTATCTCGGGAGAAGAGCTGGAGCGAATGTCCGATGAAGACCTCAGCCAGCGTGTTATGGATCTGTCCGTCTATGCCCGTGTTACTCCTAAGGACAAATTACGGATCGTACGTGCCTTTAAAAACCACGGTCAAGTGGTTGCTATGACCGGTGATGGCGTTAATGATGCTCCTGCGGTCAAAGAAGCGGATATCGGGGTTGCTATGGGTGTCACCGGAACCGATGTGACCAAGGAAGCGTCTTCCATGGTTCTGGGAGATGATAATTTTTCGACCATTGTCGCTGCCGTGGAAGAGGGGCGAGGAATTTATGATAATATCCGTAAGTTTATTCGTTACTTGCTCTCCTGTAATCTGGGAGAAGTTTTGACAATGTTTTTAGCAACCCTTGTAGGTTTGCCCCTTCCCCTCCTGCCAATTCAAATTCTCTGGGTGAATTTGGTTACAGATGGTTTGCCTGCGATGGCATTGGGAGTAGATGGAGCGGAGCCGGAAATTATGAGTCGTCCGCCGAGGATTCCCGGGGAAAGCATATTTGCCCGCGGTCTGGCTCGCAAAATCGGTATCAGGGGAACGTTAATAGGTCTTGGCACTCTTTCGGTTTTTGTGATCGGACTTTTTATGGGCGTCAATATGTTAGGGGCTCGAACCATGGCTTTCAGTACCCTAGTGTTTTCTCAATTATTTCATGTTTTCGATTGTCGCTCGGAAGAGCGCGGTATCTTTGAAGTTGGCCTTTTTTCTAACCCTTATCTGGTAGGAGCAGTCTTGGTTTCAACGATAATGCAGCTCAGTGTCATCTATCTTCCACCCTTGCAGGCAATTTTTAAAACCACAACCTTACAAAGCTGGCAATGGATTATTATAATTTGCGTAGCCGGTGGACCCTCAGTTCTGATAGGTTTAGTACGCCTTCTCAAGAACAGTTGGCAAGGTAAACCGTCGATAGCTAAAGGTGAACCGCCCCTGCCTACACTTCGTTAA
- a CDS encoding MDR family MFS transporter: MLNAYKGLPKSIYIFFVVQVINRFGDFVVPFLTLYLTKKLGLSFETAGAIVMVTSLLSIPGSLLGGKLADQLGRKKVYIAAQTAAGIFLIPCAILKSPSVIVLCILAATFFNGAVRPAVNSLIADILPPYQRQLGYSLNYLGINVGVALGPIVAGFLFNHALPLLFVGDAITSFIAVSLVVIHVTEVNPFALEIAVTKEEKEESGNLLEVLLRRPMIMLLLLIYSIYCGVYIQHRFSLPIMLDHKFLAQGPEQFGWLMSVNAFTVILLTMGVTHFTKRFKPLTNMAVAGFLYAIGFGMIGRINSFFMFIISTILWTLGEILMATNFGVFIANHSPRNFRARFSALSNLNKAAGGAIGTSLMGLYIGSRGINEVWNLVFWVACTSAVLMLLLSIYSNRKRLADN, encoded by the coding sequence ATGTTAAATGCTTATAAAGGGTTACCAAAAAGTATCTATATTTTTTTCGTTGTGCAGGTTATCAATAGGTTCGGGGATTTTGTAGTTCCTTTCCTAACCTTGTATCTGACAAAAAAACTGGGCCTATCGTTTGAAACTGCGGGGGCCATCGTTATGGTCACATCGCTGCTAAGCATTCCAGGATCGCTTTTGGGAGGTAAACTGGCAGACCAATTGGGCAGAAAAAAAGTATACATTGCTGCCCAAACTGCAGCGGGAATTTTCTTGATTCCTTGTGCCATACTCAAGAGCCCTTCTGTTATTGTTCTGTGTATTTTAGCAGCTACTTTTTTCAATGGGGCTGTTAGGCCCGCTGTTAATTCTCTGATCGCCGATATCTTACCGCCTTATCAAAGACAGTTGGGGTATTCGCTGAATTATTTGGGGATTAATGTTGGGGTTGCCTTGGGGCCGATTGTTGCAGGATTCTTGTTTAATCATGCTCTGCCCCTGCTCTTCGTGGGTGATGCCATAACGTCATTCATTGCGGTAAGTCTTGTCGTTATCCATGTTACGGAAGTGAATCCCTTTGCCCTGGAGATTGCTGTTACAAAAGAGGAAAAAGAAGAATCCGGGAATCTTTTAGAGGTTCTTCTGCGAAGACCTATGATTATGTTACTTTTATTGATCTATAGTATTTATTGCGGCGTTTATATTCAACATAGATTTTCTTTGCCGATTATGCTTGATCATAAATTCTTAGCTCAAGGTCCGGAACAATTCGGTTGGCTTATGAGTGTGAATGCCTTTACGGTTATTCTCTTAACCATGGGAGTTACTCATTTCACCAAACGATTTAAGCCTCTGACCAATATGGCTGTCGCAGGCTTTTTGTATGCGATCGGCTTTGGCATGATTGGTAGAATTAATTCTTTTTTTATGTTCATAATCTCCACCATTTTATGGACATTGGGAGAAATTCTAATGGCTACTAATTTTGGCGTCTTTATTGCCAATCACAGTCCAAGAAACTTCAGAGCTCGATTCAGCGCTTTATCCAATCTGAATAAAGCCGCAGGAGGAGCCATAGGGACGTCGCTTATGGGCCTTTACATTGGCTCGAGAGGTATCAATGAGGTATGGAATTTGGTCTTTTGGGTAGCCTGTACCTCCGCCGTTCTAATGTTATTGCTGTCCATTTATTCTAACAGAAAACGTTTGGCAGATAACTAA
- a CDS encoding DUF2225 domain-containing protein, with translation MEAFYEKEVDCPCCGHKFHTLRVRSRFAAPYKIDSDFCPHFKDGTPNPHFYYVRVCPECGFAFTDEFSKSFPSGTKEIINAKISYEWKKQDFGQLRDAHKAIESLKLAIYSATLKKEKHAVLAGLCLRLAWIYRTEDKLEEESRFLKLALQEYEASYTYSDFNGTSMSELRVLFLIGELYRRLGQYTKAISYFSKIVEHPMRDEEPKILNMARTQWQITVEENRNSH, from the coding sequence ATGGAAGCTTTTTACGAAAAGGAAGTTGACTGTCCATGCTGTGGGCATAAGTTTCATACCCTTAGAGTTCGTTCAAGGTTTGCCGCACCCTATAAAATCGATAGTGACTTCTGCCCCCATTTCAAAGATGGAACTCCTAATCCACATTTTTACTATGTAAGAGTCTGTCCGGAATGTGGTTTCGCTTTTACCGATGAATTCTCCAAGAGTTTCCCTTCAGGTACCAAAGAAATTATCAACGCAAAGATATCCTACGAGTGGAAAAAACAAGATTTTGGACAGCTCCGGGATGCCCATAAAGCTATTGAGTCCTTAAAGCTGGCAATCTATTCTGCTACCTTGAAAAAGGAAAAACATGCTGTTTTGGCGGGCTTGTGCCTGCGTTTAGCATGGATTTACAGGACGGAAGATAAACTGGAAGAGGAAAGTCGTTTTCTGAAGCTAGCTCTTCAAGAATATGAAGCTTCTTATACCTATTCTGATTTTAACGGGACTTCGATGTCTGAACTCAGAGTTTTATTTCTTATTGGCGAGTTATATCGTCGTCTTGGGCAATATACCAAAGCTATTAGCTATTTTTCGAAGATAGTGGAACATCCGATGCGCGACGAAGAGCCCAAGATCTTAAATATGGCTCGAACTCAATGGCAGATCACTGTGGAAGAAAACCGTAACTCTCATTAA
- a CDS encoding tRNA (mnm(5)s(2)U34)-methyltransferase: MKDIFSNVIELAKKICKAKLTEGDRAVDCTMGNGNDTAFLSSLVGKDGRVYAFDIQEQALVNTSKKLQELNFLDRAVLICDGHETIEKYIKEPVRVFLFNLGYLPKGDHSITTQKETTLQAVQKCLNLLEPDGIILLVIYPGHDNGKAEQEALVRYSSTLDQKNYNVARICLTNQVNNPPELLCVEKVLPR, encoded by the coding sequence GTGAAGGATATTTTTTCAAATGTAATAGAATTAGCAAAGAAAATCTGTAAAGCGAAATTGACTGAGGGGGACCGGGCAGTTGACTGCACTATGGGCAATGGAAATGACACTGCCTTTTTGAGCAGTTTAGTGGGGAAAGATGGGAGAGTTTATGCTTTCGATATTCAAGAACAAGCCCTTGTTAATACAAGTAAGAAGCTGCAGGAGTTAAATTTCCTGGACAGAGCTGTCTTAATTTGTGACGGGCATGAGACTATTGAGAAATACATTAAAGAACCCGTTAGAGTATTCCTGTTCAATCTTGGATATCTTCCTAAAGGAGATCATTCGATTACAACCCAAAAAGAAACCACTCTTCAAGCTGTTCAGAAATGTTTAAACCTCCTTGAGCCGGATGGAATTATTTTGCTGGTTATTTATCCAGGACATGATAATGGAAAAGCGGAGCAAGAGGCTTTAGTTCGCTATAGCTCGACTTTAGATCAAAAAAACTATAATGTTGCCCGCATCTGTTTGACGAATCAGGTCAATAATCCTCCTGAACTTCTTTGTGTAGAAAAAGTACTTCCCAGATAA
- a CDS encoding penicillin-binding protein produces the protein MKLRKKQVAYFSRDRWVQIFLAALVLVVFGRLIDLQVVQASDLKQKGIERRTNDEKVRPPRGTIYDAQGNVLAQSIPVKEVYADPKTLNDLISKKQFKSSKEDVAKELGNILGIDPQNILSSLNKINLSWISLAHQVDIQKADQIMALKIPGVGLNDEEKRVNPMGSLAASALGIVNQAGHGVEGIESYYDKDLFGRQGFISQEQDTRARSILGAPSQDEPPVPGDNLTLTLDSTIQYLIEQQLDSLAQSTQAKSVTILAMDPKTGRVLGMGSRPTFDPSNYQNSNPEVRRNLAISMTYEPGSTFKTVTGSAAIEEGVITPDSVFYDPGYLQVGPKVITNWDSNVQARGNTTFTQGMQSSSNVVLAQVGMKLGMDKFYTYLRAFGFGSKTGIDISGEESGIIVPQNKARELDLATMSFGQANSVTPIQLLTAISAIANGGTLYKPYIVDKITTPDGQLVQQNKPTPVRQVISKETAAQMTGVLEQVVNNGTGYLAKIPGINVAGKTGTAQKIDPKTGDYSATDYIASFAAYAPAENPKIALLVIVDTPKMADGEHDGGPICATPAKAILEGTLQYYGIPVAGDTQSNVSISPNETSVRPTPKPVTPERAPSAEEVVVPDLTGLTMRQAGVILEKSELHFSFTGSGLANQQSLPAGKVVTKGTTINVTFSSLSSP, from the coding sequence TTGAAACTAAGAAAAAAACAAGTAGCCTATTTTTCTCGCGATCGTTGGGTCCAAATATTCTTGGCTGCTTTAGTACTCGTGGTATTCGGCAGACTGATCGATCTTCAAGTTGTTCAAGCATCAGACCTTAAGCAAAAGGGTATTGAACGGCGAACAAATGATGAAAAGGTTCGGCCGCCAAGAGGCACCATTTATGATGCCCAAGGGAATGTTTTGGCCCAAAGCATTCCTGTTAAAGAGGTCTATGCGGATCCTAAAACATTAAATGATCTGATTTCTAAAAAACAATTCAAAAGCAGCAAAGAAGATGTCGCCAAGGAACTGGGAAATATTCTCGGAATTGATCCCCAGAATATACTGTCTAGTCTTAACAAAATAAACTTATCGTGGATTAGCTTAGCACATCAAGTTGACATTCAAAAGGCCGATCAAATAATGGCCCTGAAAATTCCTGGAGTCGGCTTAAATGATGAAGAAAAACGCGTCAACCCCATGGGAAGTCTGGCTGCCTCCGCACTTGGCATTGTAAATCAAGCCGGTCATGGAGTTGAAGGGATCGAATCTTATTACGACAAAGATTTATTCGGTAGACAAGGCTTTATTTCCCAGGAGCAAGATACGCGCGCCCGCTCCATCTTAGGCGCTCCTTCTCAAGATGAACCTCCGGTTCCAGGGGATAACCTCACCTTAACCCTAGATTCAACCATTCAGTATTTAATTGAACAGCAATTAGATAGTTTGGCACAATCGACCCAAGCAAAAAGCGTCACTATTTTAGCGATGGATCCAAAAACAGGACGAGTTTTGGGAATGGGCTCTCGGCCAACCTTTGATCCTTCTAATTACCAGAACTCAAATCCTGAAGTCCGCCGCAACCTGGCCATCAGCATGACCTATGAACCAGGATCTACGTTTAAGACAGTTACCGGCTCCGCCGCAATAGAAGAAGGAGTAATAACCCCGGATTCTGTATTTTACGACCCCGGCTACCTTCAAGTCGGTCCGAAAGTGATTACCAACTGGGATTCTAACGTGCAAGCTCGTGGAAACACCACCTTTACCCAGGGAATGCAGTCATCCTCCAACGTTGTCCTTGCCCAAGTCGGCATGAAACTGGGAATGGATAAATTTTACACATACTTAAGAGCCTTTGGATTTGGTTCTAAAACCGGTATTGATATCTCCGGCGAGGAAAGCGGCATAATTGTTCCTCAGAACAAAGCCAGAGAACTAGACCTTGCCACAATGTCCTTTGGTCAAGCAAATTCAGTGACACCTATTCAATTATTAACGGCTATCTCTGCCATTGCTAACGGAGGAACTTTGTATAAACCCTATATTGTTGATAAAATCACAACTCCTGATGGGCAGCTAGTCCAACAAAATAAGCCGACTCCAGTTCGGCAAGTTATCTCAAAAGAAACAGCAGCTCAAATGACAGGAGTATTGGAACAAGTTGTTAACAATGGGACGGGGTATCTGGCAAAAATCCCGGGAATTAACGTAGCCGGCAAAACAGGAACCGCTCAGAAGATTGATCCTAAAACCGGTGATTATTCGGCCACCGATTATATAGCATCCTTTGCGGCTTATGCACCTGCCGAAAATCCCAAAATTGCTCTTTTAGTCATTGTCGACACACCAAAAATGGCCGATGGTGAACATGACGGTGGTCCTATTTGCGCTACCCCGGCAAAAGCAATCCTTGAAGGGACTCTGCAATATTATGGTATTCCTGTAGCCGGCGATACTCAAAGCAACGTTTCGATTTCTCCAAATGAAACCTCAGTTCGTCCCACTCCGAAACCTGTAACACCTGAGCGCGCACCAAGCGCCGAAGAAGTTGTAGTACCTGATTTAACGGGACTTACCATGCGCCAAGCCGGAGTCATATTAGAAAAGTCTGAACTGCACTTTAGTTTTACAGGAAGCGGTCTGGCCAATCAACAATCTCTGCCGGCAGGAAAAGTGGTTACTAAAGGTACAACCATTAATGTGACGTTCTCCTCTTTGTCCTCCCCATAA
- a CDS encoding Rqc2 family fibronectin-binding protein, giving the protein MALDGVTLAYLVKELAPQLEGARIDKIFQPEKDEVHFQLRLNQGNKRLLLNAGATSPRFHLTDETKKNPSAPPMFCMILRKHLEGGKLTGIHQRELERVITFEIQNYNDRGDLVTLFLHLEIMGKHSNLILVDPAAGIILDGLKRYSHALSRYREVLPGRTYLAPPSQGKQPPLEDEEAWRQCFSPADLEAKITKLLVSHFAGISPELALEVVIQAGLTEDTYLHQCGDIDFSRIFQAYQRLCNPKDGMTIEPSLYYSLQPQSPPLAFSFVPFQQYYELRKSTFLSLNETIERFFRAKATANNLEAKRGSLRKVVQEQQTHYQKKLAVYEETITEANFNLSYQRWGELLTANLHRISSGAKEVTVEDYHDPSLAQVTIPLDPNLTAIDNAQRYYKLYNKAKATLLKTQQLQEDANEEINYLNSLRVSLDQASTLSDLEEIYAELADQGYVAGKHMLKDSSKSGKGSSKAKANAKSKTKVKPKAKSSKEMLSPRIYRSSQDRIIYVGKNNAQNDWLSLRKGNPNDLWLHVKQIPGSHVLVPLEDGEEFPDDATLEEAAALAIYYSQSRGSSQVPVDYTHVKQLKKPNSAKPGMVVYEQNWTLYLTPKQEILERLLASEENAQ; this is encoded by the coding sequence ATGGCCTTAGATGGTGTGACCCTCGCCTATTTAGTCAAAGAACTTGCTCCTCAACTGGAAGGAGCACGTATCGATAAAATTTTTCAACCTGAAAAAGATGAAGTCCATTTCCAATTGAGACTGAACCAAGGCAACAAGCGACTCTTGCTTAACGCTGGGGCCACCTCCCCGCGCTTTCACCTGACTGACGAAACTAAAAAAAATCCTTCTGCTCCGCCCATGTTTTGTATGATCCTGCGTAAACACCTGGAGGGAGGAAAATTAACCGGCATACATCAACGTGAACTGGAACGAGTGATCACCTTTGAAATTCAAAACTATAACGACCGGGGTGATCTTGTCACTCTGTTTCTCCATTTAGAAATTATGGGCAAACACAGCAATCTAATTCTTGTGGACCCAGCCGCCGGGATAATCCTCGACGGACTGAAACGTTACTCCCATGCCCTAAGTCGTTACCGTGAAGTTCTCCCCGGACGAACTTATCTTGCTCCTCCTTCTCAAGGGAAACAGCCTCCGCTAGAAGATGAAGAAGCTTGGCGGCAATGCTTTTCTCCGGCTGATCTCGAAGCTAAAATCACGAAACTTCTCGTTTCCCATTTTGCCGGGATTAGTCCGGAATTGGCCCTTGAAGTGGTAATTCAAGCCGGCTTAACAGAGGATACTTACCTCCATCAGTGCGGCGACATTGATTTTTCGAGAATTTTCCAAGCATATCAACGGCTTTGTAATCCCAAGGATGGTATGACAATTGAGCCCAGTCTTTATTACTCTCTTCAGCCCCAATCTCCTCCCCTTGCCTTTTCCTTTGTCCCCTTTCAGCAATATTATGAGTTAAGAAAATCAACGTTCCTTTCTTTAAATGAAACGATTGAACGCTTCTTCCGAGCCAAAGCCACCGCTAATAACCTCGAAGCCAAACGCGGTTCACTCCGCAAAGTCGTTCAAGAACAACAAACTCACTACCAAAAAAAGCTGGCAGTCTATGAAGAAACAATCACTGAGGCTAATTTCAATCTGTCCTATCAACGATGGGGTGAACTCCTCACCGCCAATCTTCACCGAATTTCCTCCGGAGCGAAGGAAGTCACCGTTGAAGATTACCATGACCCCTCTCTGGCCCAAGTAACGATTCCTCTTGATCCCAATCTTACGGCCATTGACAATGCTCAACGCTACTATAAACTTTACAACAAAGCCAAAGCTACATTGCTTAAAACCCAGCAGCTTCAAGAAGACGCCAACGAAGAAATCAACTATTTAAATTCCTTACGAGTTAGTTTAGATCAAGCTTCCACCCTTTCAGATCTTGAGGAAATTTATGCTGAACTTGCTGATCAGGGATATGTAGCGGGAAAACATATGCTCAAGGACTCTTCCAAATCTGGCAAAGGGAGTTCAAAGGCTAAAGCTAACGCAAAGTCAAAAACTAAAGTAAAACCAAAAGCTAAATCCTCCAAGGAAATGCTTTCTCCTCGGATCTACAGGTCAAGTCAGGACCGAATTATCTACGTTGGCAAAAATAACGCTCAAAACGATTGGCTTTCCCTAAGGAAGGGTAACCCCAACGATTTATGGCTCCATGTCAAGCAAATCCCCGGTTCTCATGTTCTCGTACCACTTGAGGACGGCGAAGAATTCCCTGACGATGCAACGTTAGAAGAAGCAGCCGCTTTAGCTATCTACTACAGCCAGTCAAGAGGGTCTTCTCAGGTTCCGGTAGATTACACTCATGTCAAACAACTTAAGAAACCCAACTCAGCCAAACCGGGCATGGTAGTCTACGAACAGAACTGGACCCTCTACCTTACCCCCAAGCAGGAAATCCTAGAACGACTATTGGCCAGCGAAGAGAATGCCCAGTAA
- a CDS encoding peptidoglycan recognition protein family protein, whose protein sequence is MDWQKIVIHHTASPTEVKRFGKSVPVDAKMIRGWHKTKGWSDIGYNFVIMPDGSCQDGRPLSQQGAHCKAGKRNSMGIGVCLVGNFSETTVPEAQLDGLVNKIVQLLLDFNLGIEDVELHREVPGAVTECPGRNFPVNTLKKKLEAAKGC, encoded by the coding sequence ATGGATTGGCAAAAGATCGTAATTCACCACACGGCAAGTCCCACGGAGGTGAAGCGTTTTGGTAAAAGTGTCCCAGTTGATGCCAAAATGATACGGGGGTGGCATAAGACTAAGGGGTGGAGTGATATCGGATATAACTTTGTAATTATGCCCGACGGAAGTTGTCAAGACGGAAGACCCTTGTCCCAGCAAGGAGCTCATTGTAAAGCCGGCAAACGAAATTCTATGGGAATAGGAGTCTGCCTGGTGGGAAATTTCAGTGAGACAACGGTACCGGAGGCTCAGCTTGACGGACTGGTAAATAAGATTGTTCAGCTTCTGCTGGACTTTAACTTAGGTATCGAAGACGTTGAGCTTCACCGGGAAGTACCGGGAGCAGTTACTGAATGTCCGGGACGAAACTTTCCGGTGAATACGCTTAAAAAGAAACTAGAAGCAGCAAAGGGCTGTTAA
- a CDS encoding aldo/keto reductase, whose product MKYRKLGRTGLNISEVGFGCIPIIRLSTKEAVHLLQYAFERGINFFDTANAYRDSEEKIGLALKEKRDKIVLATKTGKRDAAGAMEHIENSLRLLQTDYIDLFQFHQVSKVEDWKAILAPGGAFEAVVKAKEQGKIRHIGITSHSYEMSLKLIKTKLFVSIMFPFSFLEDQAKEEMLPLTQQYEMAFLSMKPFGGGVIDSAALAFKFLRQYPEAITIPGFDSVAYLDEVLSFYEQPNVVTEEDIAAMENYRKDLGSQFCRRCEYCQPCPNGVMITPAMGYPIVAKRMSPDVSVEFSKKAMESVAQCISCGICIERCPYDLPIPDILQRNQNLYAEHIKSISK is encoded by the coding sequence ATGAAGTATCGCAAACTAGGTAGAACAGGATTAAACATTTCTGAAGTTGGTTTTGGCTGTATCCCTATTATCCGGCTCAGTACGAAGGAGGCAGTTCATTTATTGCAGTATGCCTTTGAGCGGGGGATTAATTTCTTTGATACGGCAAACGCTTATCGAGACAGTGAGGAGAAAATTGGTTTGGCCCTGAAAGAGAAGCGGGACAAGATTGTGCTGGCGACTAAAACAGGGAAAAGGGATGCAGCGGGGGCCATGGAACATATCGAAAATAGTCTGCGCCTGCTCCAAACGGACTATATTGATTTATTCCAATTTCATCAGGTCAGTAAAGTAGAAGACTGGAAAGCAATTCTTGCTCCCGGCGGGGCTTTTGAGGCTGTTGTCAAAGCGAAGGAACAGGGGAAGATTCGCCATATAGGGATTACATCTCATAGTTACGAGATGTCGCTTAAATTGATTAAGACCAAACTTTTTGTCTCGATCATGTTTCCTTTTAGTTTCCTTGAAGATCAAGCGAAAGAAGAAATGCTTCCTTTGACTCAACAATACGAAATGGCCTTTCTTTCCATGAAGCCTTTTGGCGGGGGTGTCATAGACAGTGCGGCTTTAGCCTTTAAATTTTTAAGACAGTATCCTGAGGCTATCACGATCCCCGGCTTTGATTCGGTTGCTTATCTCGACGAAGTTTTGTCCTTCTATGAGCAGCCTAATGTCGTAACCGAGGAAGATATAGCTGCCATGGAAAACTATCGGAAGGATTTAGGGTCTCAATTTTGTCGTCGTTGTGAATATTGTCAGCCTTGTCCCAATGGCGTCATGATTACACCGGCGATGGGCTACCCGATCGTAGCCAAACGAATGTCACCGGATGTTTCGGTAGAATTCTCCAAAAAGGCTATGGAAAGTGTTGCTCAATGCATTAGTTGCGGAATTTGTATCGAACGTTGTCCATATGACCTTCCAATCCCGGATATTTTGCAAAGAAATCAGAACTTATATGCGGAGCATATTAAATCTATCAGTAAATAA